In Mytilus edulis chromosome 13, xbMytEdul2.2, whole genome shotgun sequence, a single window of DNA contains:
- the LOC139501060 gene encoding uncharacterized protein isoform X2, producing MGSGNSKMKKTSQSHGTQTTMDWDNVKYDDSSASDHCTKVDTFPSQKTQNVNVQKETKSQDSAGNMQSQVAVICQYEIKGINANDIFKYIVTTFGGGCTFEKFCMRCKIFPEKANISLWFEKHTSKFRLYKDMGKIIYIFPYLENTSVCFHYNNVHGPGVCTEANCSHFHICRRSVRNNACPYKKCTLDHDFTNEHNLQLKKQLEMNDLQDTPMKKVLNGRYPAICQKYYSGQGHCKLGVKCPYLHLCGLYKFGKCKDPCTQNLSHNLKTEHNGWVLDAFEMRHWPEENIMKKVYVPSKTSQDSYSCSSNTEVFDSDDDDLQNGSDFVE from the exons ATGG GTTCGGGTAattctaaaatgaaaaagacttcTCAAAGCCACGGAACACAAACAACGATGGATTGGGATAATGTAAAATATGACGATTCATCAGCTTCTGATCATTGTACCAAAGTGGATACGTTTCCTTctcaaaagacacaaa ATGTTAACGTTCAAAAGGAAACGAAATCTCAAGATAGCGCAGGTAACATGCAGAGCCAAGTTGCAGTCATTTGTCAATACGAAATAAAGGGAATCAatgcaaatgatatttttaaatatatcgTCACGACATTTGGTGGAGGCTGCACCTTTGAAAAGTTTTGTATGCGGTGCAAGATATTTCCTGAGAAAGCCAATATTTCTCTGTGGTTTGAAAAGCATACTTCAAAATTTCGTCTGTATAAAGATATGGGcaagatcatttatatttttccGTATCTTGAGAACACTAGTGTTTGCTTCCATTATAATAATGTTCATGGACCAGGGGTTTGCACAGAAGCAAATTGTTCGCATTTCCACATCTGCCGACGGTCAGTTAGAAATAACGCTTGTCCATATAAAAAGTGTACACTAGACCATGATTTTACAAACGAACACAATTTACAACTTAAAAAGCAACTTGAAATGAATGATTTACAAGATACTCCCatgaaaaaggttttaaatgGTCGCTATCCTGCTATTTGCCAGAAATATTATTCTGGACAAGGGCATTGCAAACTAGGTGTGAAATGTCCTTACTTGCATTTATGCGGATTATACAAATTTGGAAAATGCAAAGATCCTTGTACACAAAACTTGAGTCATAATCTGAAAACTGAACATAATGGATGGGTGCTTGACGCGTTCGAAATGCGTCACTGGCCGGaggaaaatataatgaaaaaagtgTATGTTCCATCAAAGACAAGTCAAGATTCTTATAGTTGCAGTTCCAATACAGAGGTTTTCGATTCAGATGACGATGACCTTCAAAATGGAAGTGATTTTGTAGAATAA
- the LOC139501060 gene encoding uncharacterized protein isoform X1, which produces MGSGNSKMKKTSQSHGTQTTMDWDNVKYDDSSASDHCTKVDTFPSQKTQSNSHNDVNVQKETKSQDSAGNMQSQVAVICQYEIKGINANDIFKYIVTTFGGGCTFEKFCMRCKIFPEKANISLWFEKHTSKFRLYKDMGKIIYIFPYLENTSVCFHYNNVHGPGVCTEANCSHFHICRRSVRNNACPYKKCTLDHDFTNEHNLQLKKQLEMNDLQDTPMKKVLNGRYPAICQKYYSGQGHCKLGVKCPYLHLCGLYKFGKCKDPCTQNLSHNLKTEHNGWVLDAFEMRHWPEENIMKKVYVPSKTSQDSYSCSSNTEVFDSDDDDLQNGSDFVE; this is translated from the exons ATGG GTTCGGGTAattctaaaatgaaaaagacttcTCAAAGCCACGGAACACAAACAACGATGGATTGGGATAATGTAAAATATGACGATTCATCAGCTTCTGATCATTGTACCAAAGTGGATACGTTTCCTTctcaaaagacacaaagtaatTCACATAACG ATGTTAACGTTCAAAAGGAAACGAAATCTCAAGATAGCGCAGGTAACATGCAGAGCCAAGTTGCAGTCATTTGTCAATACGAAATAAAGGGAATCAatgcaaatgatatttttaaatatatcgTCACGACATTTGGTGGAGGCTGCACCTTTGAAAAGTTTTGTATGCGGTGCAAGATATTTCCTGAGAAAGCCAATATTTCTCTGTGGTTTGAAAAGCATACTTCAAAATTTCGTCTGTATAAAGATATGGGcaagatcatttatatttttccGTATCTTGAGAACACTAGTGTTTGCTTCCATTATAATAATGTTCATGGACCAGGGGTTTGCACAGAAGCAAATTGTTCGCATTTCCACATCTGCCGACGGTCAGTTAGAAATAACGCTTGTCCATATAAAAAGTGTACACTAGACCATGATTTTACAAACGAACACAATTTACAACTTAAAAAGCAACTTGAAATGAATGATTTACAAGATACTCCCatgaaaaaggttttaaatgGTCGCTATCCTGCTATTTGCCAGAAATATTATTCTGGACAAGGGCATTGCAAACTAGGTGTGAAATGTCCTTACTTGCATTTATGCGGATTATACAAATTTGGAAAATGCAAAGATCCTTGTACACAAAACTTGAGTCATAATCTGAAAACTGAACATAATGGATGGGTGCTTGACGCGTTCGAAATGCGTCACTGGCCGGaggaaaatataatgaaaaaagtgTATGTTCCATCAAAGACAAGTCAAGATTCTTATAGTTGCAGTTCCAATACAGAGGTTTTCGATTCAGATGACGATGACCTTCAAAATGGAAGTGATTTTGTAGAATAA